The following nucleotide sequence is from Rhizoctonia solani chromosome 15, complete sequence.
TGGCGTTACGTCCAACAAAATAGCCGCAAGAGCTATAAGACGAAAGGTTTGCACAATAGCAGCAGGTCTTTCCATCTCTACTATTTTATTCTTCTCGGCTTGGGGATTCTATCGGGGACCATACGGCCGGACTGCCACGCGAGCCGGAATCAAATATGTACTCTGGGGATTGGGACTAGCGGTCGAAATCGCATCCACCATTATCAGCTGGCATGATCAAAGTACACAGAGTTTACCTCACCCTCGTGGCTCCAGTACACCGAGTATTCGCAATCGGCTGGAATCCATCACAACCATCATCTTGGGAGAGGCAAACTAAATCCCCTATTGTTTTTGGAAATGACATTTCTGACCAAGTGCGATAGGGAATCAATGGCATTGCCGGAACATTGTATTCAGTAATCTGGGCCCCGGGCCCCGGATTGGAGGGCCCGATTGTGTACAATGTCGGGTGTGCCGCATTGATCATCACCTTTATTGCCTATTTATACTTTGAATCCCCAACCGACACTGATATCTCGGGACTGGAGGATAATCGACGCAGCGGATATTGGATGTtttgtcaccttcctctCTTGCTATCAATTATATTGCTTTTGATAGGTGCGTGTACGAGTGGCATTATCACGCATGTGTCCGTTCTGATGCAGTTTTGTAGGAGTGAAGAAGCAATTTTCGCTCTCGGTAAGTCCACCAGCCTTGAAAACAGATAACCTGACCTTGTTATTTAGTGCATTCTGTCGACCGCCACTACGATGTTTCAAGTTGTTGAAGAGGCTATAAACGATGAACAACTCCGTCTAAACTACATCAGCGCGCAGACGAATATGACGATAAAGAACTACCTACTTCGACGGGGTATAGTTTGGCAAGATGAATATGACCAGCTTGTGGCGCGTTTAACAAACGGATATACCTTGGATCTTACCTGGAGCGACGAGCAAAAAACCGAATTTTATGCTTGGAACTATCGTATCTCTTTGAAAATTCTCGTTTCTACATTCAATGTTGGTTCCCTATAGGGTACCCTTGTCTTGCAGTGAAACTCACCTCGCCTCTCTGTGTGTAGATGTTTAGCGGAGACCACGGCTCAATCAGCAACTCCACCAAATCTAAGATAGAAGATTATTACAGAAACGAGACTTGGTCACTCCGGGTAAGCCATCAGCGTACATCACGAGTCGCATTTTTGAGATGTTGTCAATACAGGATTACTATGATAATAATACTAAATCCAAGCCGCGAGAATCGCTACAATACTTTCAGGTTCGTTGACTTCATAGATACAGACCCCAGGCGACTCACTTCTGTTTGCATGGCTCAGATTTTGACTGAAATACTTTACCCAAGTATTCAAAGCGCTCGGTATATTGTATTGTTCGCTGGCTTGATTTTAATTAGCCTAGGTGTCCTGAACATAATCCATTCTGGGTCAGGTATACGTAGGTAATCAGCGCTGAAGCGCAGTCAACCCGAATCTGATGCATATCTTCCACAGAAAGCAGCTCATTCCGAAAGTGGGCCGTCATTTCCCGGATAGTTATGGGGATACTCGTCATATGCCTTTTGTTCTTGAACGTCGGTGGTTCACAAACGCTTTGGATCTGGCCAGACGAGAAAAAGGACCAGGCGGGGGTTTTTCGTTGGATGTTGGCGTTCGTATCTTGGGCATCTAAACCGAGAGGTTGCGCGCCCTTTTGCTGATAGACCATGTGTTCACAGGTGCTGGGTGTTACCGACCATTGCGTTGGCGTTTGTGACCGAGGGTGTAATTGAGACGGTAATTGATTCACAGCAGGGTTTTAGGAAATGACTTGACGA
It contains:
- a CDS encoding low temperature requirement protein LtrA, which codes for MSSPKDEETNFGWRPFFQEGSSIAEKFPPNPPTDHERDHETGADTLPAQPDNPKDASFKVVALELEEPGPTWVNLFYDLAWTATFASLTHNNNTDGLWGNLSYVVFFTVVWWLWTWYHTHFYVNDWFHLVCIFLQLIVFGMLAATTRAHKEASVVLLIQYLRVIVSGVTSNKIAARAIRRKGINGIAGTLYSVIWAPGPGLEGPIVYNVGCAALIITFIAYLYFESPTDTDISGLEDNRRSGYWMFCHLPLLLSIILLLIGVKKQFSLSCILSTATTMFQVVEEAINDEQLRLNYISAQTNMTIKNYLLRRGIVWQDEYDQLVARLTNGYTLDLTWSDEQKTEFYAWNYRISLKILVSTFNMFSGDHGSISNSTKSKIEDYYRNETWSLRDYYDNNTKSKPRESLQYFQILTEILYPSIQSARYIVLFAGLILISLGVLNIIHSGSGIQSSSFRKWAVISRIVMGILVICLLFLNVGGSQTLWIWPDEKKDQAGVFRWMLACWVLPTIALAFVTEGVIETALAKCYTNEQKRKKKTLGQ